A part of Streptomyces sp. NBC_01497 genomic DNA contains:
- a CDS encoding SAM-dependent methyltransferase yields the protein MGDDGARGDREDGAPCGVIAGGIARSARVSEREVARAGRAFPGRVVPHLTGTDGVRRFPGLGAGLPAAGRTHDVARRVAPDAGIVCAGHDPTVLADARALPAGSPAGHPECLHADAREPDAIRSRLGRTLGLRRPAAGMTPGVLTPVPDAGAARPRVRRFVDAVAPGSPLVRTHPTPELGGGTGQEAMAFSPEHATPPVTARTGAGIASSADGIDLPAPGVVPGARRRPDRDPGAEGARYGLAARTP from the coding sequence GTGGGCGACGACGGGGCACGCGGGGACCGAGAGGACGGCGCACCCTGCGGCGTGATCGCCGGGGGCATCGCCCGGAGCGCGCGCGTCAGCGAGCGCGAGGTGGCGCGCGCCGGCCGGGCGTTCCCCGGACGCGTCGTGCCGCACCTGACGGGCACGGACGGGGTGCGCCGGTTCCCGGGCCTCGGTGCGGGACTGCCCGCCGCCGGCCGCACCCACGACGTCGCGCGGCGCGTCGCGCCGGACGCGGGGATCGTCTGTGCCGGCCACGACCCGACGGTGCTTGCCGACGCCCGGGCGCTGCCGGCCGGTTCACCGGCCGGGCACCCGGAGTGCCTCCACGCGGACGCCCGGGAGCCGGACGCGATCCGCTCCCGCCTCGGCAGGACGCTCGGCCTGCGGCGCCCTGCCGCCGGGATGACGCCGGGCGTCCTCACGCCCGTGCCGGACGCGGGGGCCGCCCGCCCACGCGTACGCCGCTTCGTCGACGCGGTGGCGCCCGGCAGCCCCCTGGTGCGCACGCATCCGACGCCGGAGCTGGGCGGGGGCACCGGCCAGGAGGCGATGGCCTTCTCACCCGAGCACGCGACGCCTCCCGTCACGGCACGCACGGGCGCCGGGATCGCGTCGTCCGCCGACGGCATCGACCTCCCGGCCCCGGGCGTCGTCCCGGGCGCCCGCCGGCGGCCGGACCGGGACCCGGGCGCCGAGGGCGCGCGGTACGGCCTGGCCGCCCGGACGCCGTAG
- a CDS encoding sensor histidine kinase, giving the protein MGTGGWRGLGARGRSWSRGASGWVVDAGITLVVQAAETIPFVVPRGAGLPPATWTAYGMTALTVAPLLWRRRAPVTVLLAVYAAQALYLLAPDGPGQVMPYNALTALYTVAVLSPARRRVGALVFSFVLVLPATALNTGQAKELLVSLFLVGAAYGLGRLTRVRQEYTRAVEDRAAQLERLARIEAEQAVAGERARIAREMHDVLSHAVSLMVVQAEAGPVALRTAPERALAAFDAISETGRDAMVQLRGMLGLLRAESGSGARPVPRSPRPGLADLPELVGRVAAGGLAVSYTTTGVARPVPPSVGATVHRVVQEALTNVVRHADAHTARVVLAYGTDTLEITVVDDGRGTGDGGAVSGGLGLLGVRERAAALGGSTYAGHGPGGQGFRVAVELPLPTPREGSLR; this is encoded by the coding sequence ATGGGCACAGGGGGGTGGCGCGGGCTCGGTGCGCGCGGGCGATCATGGTCGCGCGGCGCGAGCGGGTGGGTGGTGGACGCCGGGATCACGCTGGTGGTGCAGGCCGCCGAGACGATTCCGTTCGTGGTACCGCGGGGGGCGGGGCTGCCGCCCGCCACCTGGACCGCGTACGGGATGACGGCGCTGACGGTGGCACCGCTGCTGTGGCGCCGGCGGGCCCCCGTCACGGTCCTGCTCGCGGTGTACGCGGCCCAGGCGCTGTACCTGCTCGCGCCGGACGGTCCGGGGCAGGTGATGCCGTACAACGCGCTGACCGCGCTCTACACGGTGGCGGTGCTCTCGCCGGCCCGGCGCCGGGTGGGCGCGCTGGTGTTCTCGTTCGTGCTGGTCCTCCCCGCCACCGCGCTCAACACCGGCCAGGCCAAGGAGTTGCTTGTCTCGCTCTTCCTGGTGGGCGCCGCGTACGGGCTCGGCAGACTCACCCGGGTACGGCAGGAGTACACCCGCGCGGTCGAGGACCGCGCGGCGCAGTTGGAGCGCCTGGCGCGGATCGAGGCCGAGCAGGCGGTGGCCGGTGAACGGGCCCGAATCGCGAGGGAGATGCACGACGTGCTGTCCCACGCGGTGAGCCTGATGGTGGTGCAGGCGGAGGCGGGGCCGGTCGCCCTGCGGACCGCGCCCGAGCGGGCGCTCGCCGCGTTCGACGCGATCTCCGAGACGGGCAGGGACGCGATGGTCCAGCTGCGCGGCATGCTCGGGCTGTTGCGGGCGGAGTCCGGCAGCGGTGCGCGGCCCGTCCCCCGCTCGCCCCGGCCCGGACTGGCGGACCTGCCGGAGCTGGTCGGCCGGGTCGCCGCGGGCGGCCTGGCGGTGTCGTACACGACGACGGGGGTCGCACGGCCGGTACCGCCCTCGGTCGGCGCCACGGTGCACCGCGTGGTCCAGGAGGCCCTGACGAACGTGGTCCGCCATGCGGACGCGCACACCGCGCGGGTGGTACTCGCCTACGGGACCGACACGCTGGAGATCACCGTGGTGGACGACGGCCGCGGTACGGGCGACGGCGGTGCGGTGAGCGGTGGGCTCGGCCTGCTCGGGGTGCGTGAGCGCGCGGCCGCGCTCGGAGGCAGCACGTACGCCGGGCACGGCCCCGGCGGCCAGGGGTTCCGGGTCGCCGTGGAGCTGCCGCTGCCCACCCCGCGTGAGGGGTCCCTCCGATGA
- a CDS encoding adenosine deaminase: MTDLHPFIAGLPKAELHVHHVGSASPRIVAELAGRHADSKVPTDPEALADYFTFTDFAHFIEVYLSVVDLIRTPEDIRLLTFEIARDMARQNIRYAELTVTPFSSTRRGIPEVGFMEAIEDARRAAESELGVVLRWIFDIPGEAGLAAAEETTHLALDLRPEGLIGFGLGGPEIGVPRPQFKPYFDRAIAAGLHSLPHAGETTGPQTVWDALTDLRAERIGHGTSSVGDPKLLGHLAEHRIALEVCPTSNIATRAVATLDEHPLGQLVRAGVLVTINSDDPPMFGTDLNQEYGVAARLLDLDERGVAALAKNAVEASFLEPAGKQRIAGEIDTYTDAWLAR, translated from the coding sequence ATGACCGATCTGCACCCGTTCATCGCGGGGCTGCCCAAGGCCGAACTGCATGTGCACCATGTCGGATCGGCCTCGCCGCGCATCGTCGCCGAGCTGGCAGGCCGGCACGCCGATTCCAAGGTGCCGACCGACCCCGAGGCCCTCGCCGACTACTTCACGTTCACCGACTTCGCGCACTTCATCGAGGTGTACCTGTCGGTGGTCGACCTGATCCGCACGCCGGAGGACATCCGGCTGCTGACCTTCGAGATCGCGCGGGACATGGCCCGGCAGAACATCCGCTACGCGGAGCTGACGGTCACTCCGTTCAGCTCGACGCGGCGCGGCATTCCCGAGGTCGGGTTCATGGAAGCCATAGAGGACGCCCGCAGGGCCGCCGAGTCCGAACTCGGCGTCGTCCTGCGGTGGATCTTCGACATTCCGGGTGAGGCGGGTCTCGCGGCCGCCGAGGAGACCACGCACCTGGCGCTGGACCTGCGCCCCGAGGGACTGATCGGCTTCGGCCTCGGCGGCCCGGAGATCGGTGTACCGCGCCCGCAGTTCAAGCCGTACTTCGACCGGGCGATCGCGGCGGGGCTGCACTCCCTGCCGCACGCGGGTGAGACCACGGGTCCGCAGACCGTGTGGGACGCGCTGACGGATCTGCGCGCCGAGCGGATCGGGCACGGCACCAGTTCCGTCGGGGACCCGAAGCTGCTCGGCCATCTGGCGGAGCACCGCATCGCCCTGGAGGTGTGCCCCACGTCCAACATCGCGACCCGCGCCGTGGCGACGCTCGACGAGCACCCCCTCGGACAACTGGTCCGGGCGGGGGTGCTCGTGACGATCAACAGCGACGACCCGCCGATGTTCGGCACCGACCTCAACCAGGAGTACGGGGTCGCCGCCAGGCTGCTCGATCTCGACGAGCGGGGCGTCGCCGCGCTCGCGAAGAACGCCGTGGAGGCGTCCTTCCTCGAACCTGCGGGCAAGCAGCGCATCGCCGGGGAGATCGACACGTACACCGACGCCTGGCTGGCCCGGTGA
- a CDS encoding glycerophosphodiester phosphodiesterase: protein MAGPVSRRPVVAVAHRGDPYRLRENTLASIRSGAARGAGAVETDVRLTGDGVPVLLHDSTLERLWGHPRRLADVTAAEVAELTGGGVPTLREALLGTDCRLQLDLPGATPAAVRTMAGVVRDCGASERVYWTGAPSTMLAVRAAEPGAEIAMTWKTVVPPLPSLLAAVRPRWVNYRFALATPEVIARGHRDGVLVSAWTVDTGRTMRRLVRSGIDALTTNRIDVLVRLLAG, encoded by the coding sequence CTGGCTGGCCCGGTGAGCCGGCGGCCCGTCGTCGCGGTGGCGCACCGCGGCGACCCGTACCGGCTGCGCGAGAACACCCTCGCCTCGATCCGCTCCGGCGCGGCCCGCGGCGCTGGCGCCGTAGAGACCGACGTCCGGCTGACCGGCGACGGGGTCCCCGTCCTGCTGCACGACTCGACCCTGGAGCGGCTGTGGGGCCACCCCCGCCGCCTCGCCGACGTGACGGCCGCGGAGGTCGCCGAGCTGACCGGTGGCGGCGTGCCGACACTGCGGGAGGCCCTGCTCGGGACGGACTGCCGGCTCCAGCTCGACCTGCCCGGCGCGACCCCCGCGGCCGTGCGCACGATGGCGGGTGTGGTGCGGGACTGCGGTGCGAGCGAGCGCGTGTACTGGACGGGCGCGCCGTCGACGATGCTCGCGGTGCGCGCCGCTGAGCCCGGCGCCGAGATCGCGATGACCTGGAAGACGGTGGTGCCGCCGCTGCCCTCGCTGCTGGCGGCGGTGCGTCCCCGCTGGGTCAACTACCGCTTCGCGCTGGCCACGCCGGAGGTGATCGCCCGCGGTCACCGGGACGGCGTGCTGGTGTCGGCGTGGACGGTCGACACGGGCCGCACCATGCGACGGCTCGTGCGCTCGGGCATCGACGCGCTGACCACCAACAGGATCGACGTACTGGTGCGGTTGCTGGCAGGGTGA
- a CDS encoding response regulator transcription factor, which produces MTVTVVVADDQELVRSGFGMILDAETDIEVVAEAADGAEAVTAVRRHGAQIALLDVRMPGMDGIEACRAITAAPGCRVVMLTTFDTDEYVYAALRAGASGFLLKDVRREDLVHAVRVVAAGDSLLAPSVARRLVQEYASRPVRRPVAEAARLAALTARERETLLHLARGRSNAEIAAALTLSEHTVKTHVGNVLAKLGLRDRIQAVICAYETGLVVVGGAPEPPGTPDG; this is translated from the coding sequence ATGACCGTCACCGTGGTGGTCGCCGACGACCAGGAGCTGGTGCGCAGCGGTTTCGGGATGATCCTGGACGCCGAGACCGACATCGAGGTGGTGGCGGAGGCCGCGGACGGCGCGGAGGCGGTGACCGCCGTGCGCCGGCACGGCGCGCAGATCGCGCTGCTGGACGTGCGGATGCCGGGCATGGACGGCATCGAGGCGTGCCGCGCGATCACGGCCGCGCCGGGGTGCCGGGTCGTCATGCTCACCACCTTCGACACGGACGAGTACGTGTACGCGGCGCTTCGCGCGGGCGCGAGCGGCTTCCTGCTCAAGGATGTACGGCGGGAGGACCTGGTGCACGCGGTACGCGTGGTTGCTGCCGGGGACTCGCTGCTGGCGCCGTCCGTGGCGAGGCGGCTGGTACAGGAGTACGCGAGCCGTCCGGTGCGGCGGCCGGTGGCTGAGGCGGCGCGGCTCGCTGCCCTGACCGCTCGGGAGCGGGAGACGCTGCTGCACCTGGCCCGGGGGCGTTCCAATGCGGAGATCGCCGCCGCCCTGACGCTGAGCGAGCACACCGTGAAGACCCATGTGGGCAACGTGCTGGCCAAGTTGGGGCTGCGGGACCGGATCCAGGCGGTGATCTGCGCGTACGAGACGGGACTCGTGGTGGTCGGCGGAGCGCCGGAGCCGCCCGGGACACCGGACGGCTGA
- a CDS encoding DUF4190 domain-containing protein, which translates to MPNGETPGAVPPPPPAPGPYGYPGSASAPPPPTGGPATGATPYAGAPGYGYPQYPGASAPYAGSGWTGQGMPSNGMGTAAMVLGIVSVVGFCMYGIVGLITGILAIVFAVKGRRKADNGEATNRGAATAGLILGWIGAVLGLLVMAAIIVAIIVGVHESKDTPFDDGDPFATSLVIGH; encoded by the coding sequence ATGCCGAACGGCGAGACGCCGGGGGCCGTGCCTCCGCCGCCGCCCGCGCCGGGACCCTACGGTTACCCGGGGTCCGCGTCCGCGCCGCCGCCGCCCACCGGCGGCCCCGCCACGGGAGCCACTCCGTACGCGGGTGCCCCGGGCTACGGCTATCCGCAGTATCCGGGCGCGTCCGCGCCGTACGCGGGAAGCGGCTGGACCGGGCAGGGCATGCCGTCCAACGGCATGGGCACCGCCGCGATGGTGCTGGGCATCGTCTCCGTGGTCGGCTTCTGCATGTACGGCATCGTCGGCCTGATCACGGGCATCCTGGCGATCGTCTTCGCCGTGAAGGGACGCCGCAAGGCGGACAACGGCGAGGCGACCAACCGCGGTGCCGCCACCGCCGGACTGATCCTCGGCTGGATCGGGGCGGTGCTCGGGCTGCTGGTGATGGCGGCCATCATCGTCGCGATCATCGTCGGTGTGCACGAGTCCAAGGACACGCCCTTCGACGACGGCGACCCCTTCGCCACCTCGCTCGTGATCGGGCACTGA
- a CDS encoding polyamine ABC transporter substrate-binding protein, producing MAHDEPEGLSAVQLAAIQRHLTTGRGALTRRSLLRAGGVGALTFGGFAALTGCGIPAAKKDTKGGGDPDYSAAEKKVVFSNWTEYMDVTDDGKHFPTLEAFTRRTGIKVTYNTDINDNNEFFGKIQPQLAAGQDIGRDIIVLTDWLVGRIIGLGWAQTLDASLMPHAYANLIGQFRTPDWDPGRAHSYPWAGIPTVIAYNSKATGGRKVDSVSQLLDDPKLKGRVAFLTEMRDTIGMTLLDMGKAPETFTTDDYDAAVARLQKGVDSHQIRRFAGNDYTSDLDKGDIAACVAWAGDIVQLQSENPDIKYAIPEAGYMISSDNMMVPARSRHRANAERLMDYYYEPPAAAKLAAYINYVCPCDHVKPELAKLDKDAANNVLIIPDEKMQAASHSFRSLSNKEDTALEQKFSLLIGA from the coding sequence ATGGCACACGACGAACCGGAGGGCCTCTCAGCCGTCCAGCTCGCGGCGATACAGCGGCACCTCACCACCGGCAGGGGCGCTCTCACCCGTCGCTCCCTGCTGCGCGCGGGCGGCGTCGGCGCGCTGACCTTCGGCGGTTTCGCGGCCCTCACCGGCTGTGGCATCCCGGCCGCCAAGAAGGACACCAAGGGCGGCGGCGACCCCGACTACTCGGCAGCGGAGAAGAAGGTCGTCTTCTCCAACTGGACCGAGTACATGGACGTCACCGACGACGGGAAGCACTTCCCGACGCTGGAGGCGTTCACCCGGCGCACCGGCATCAAGGTCACGTACAACACCGACATCAACGACAACAACGAGTTCTTCGGCAAGATCCAGCCGCAACTCGCCGCGGGGCAGGACATCGGCCGTGACATCATCGTGCTCACCGACTGGCTCGTCGGCCGCATCATCGGCCTCGGCTGGGCACAGACCCTCGACGCGTCCCTGATGCCGCACGCGTACGCGAACCTCATCGGCCAGTTCCGCACCCCCGACTGGGACCCGGGCCGCGCCCACTCCTACCCGTGGGCGGGCATCCCCACCGTCATCGCGTACAACAGCAAGGCCACCGGCGGCCGGAAGGTCGACTCCGTCTCGCAGCTCCTCGACGACCCGAAGCTGAAGGGCCGGGTGGCCTTCCTCACCGAGATGCGCGACACCATCGGCATGACGCTGCTCGACATGGGCAAGGCGCCGGAGACCTTCACCACGGACGACTACGACGCCGCGGTGGCCCGGCTGCAAAAGGGCGTGGACTCCCACCAGATCCGCCGCTTCGCGGGCAACGACTACACCTCGGACCTCGACAAGGGCGACATCGCGGCCTGCGTCGCCTGGGCCGGCGACATCGTCCAGCTCCAGTCGGAGAACCCGGACATCAAGTACGCCATCCCCGAAGCCGGTTACATGATCTCCAGCGACAACATGATGGTGCCCGCGCGCTCCAGGCACCGGGCCAACGCCGAGCGGCTGATGGACTACTACTACGAGCCGCCCGCCGCGGCCAAGCTCGCCGCGTACATCAACTACGTGTGCCCCTGCGACCACGTGAAGCCCGAACTCGCCAAGCTGGACAAGGACGCGGCGAACAACGTGCTGATCATCCCCGACGAGAAGATGCAGGCCGCCTCGCACTCCTTCCGCTCACTGAGCAACAAGGAGGACACCGCCCTGGAGCAGAAGTTCTCCCTGCTCATCGGCGCCTGA
- a CDS encoding NADAR family protein, which yields MSATAELVERARRGDRVRYLRFWGHTPRPDGELSASCLSQWWPSPFSVDGVAYATAEHWMMAGKARLFGDAEAERAVLGAGHPSAAKKAGRLVRGFDEEVWRRERLPLVVEGSVHKFGQDPALRAFLLATGERVLVEASPVDRVWGIGLAADDERAGDPARWRGENLLGFALMAARARLAQG from the coding sequence ATGAGTGCCACAGCGGAACTCGTCGAACGCGCGCGGCGCGGCGATCGTGTGAGGTACCTGCGCTTCTGGGGCCACACGCCGCGCCCCGACGGGGAACTCTCGGCGAGCTGCCTCAGCCAGTGGTGGCCCTCGCCGTTCTCGGTCGACGGCGTCGCCTACGCCACGGCCGAACACTGGATGATGGCGGGCAAGGCACGCCTCTTCGGCGACGCGGAGGCCGAACGCGCCGTCCTCGGAGCGGGGCATCCGTCGGCCGCCAAGAAGGCGGGGCGGCTGGTGCGCGGCTTCGACGAGGAGGTGTGGCGGCGGGAACGCCTCCCGCTGGTGGTCGAGGGCAGTGTGCACAAATTCGGCCAGGACCCGGCGCTGCGGGCCTTCCTGCTGGCGACGGGTGAGCGCGTCCTGGTGGAGGCGAGCCCGGTGGACCGCGTCTGGGGCATCGGTCTGGCCGCGGACGACGAGCGCGCCGGGGACCCGGCCCGGTGGCGCGGCGAGAACCTGCTGGGCTTCGCGCTGATGGCGGCCCGCGCCCGGCTGGCACAAGGCTGA
- a CDS encoding gamma-aminobutyraldehyde dehydrogenase: MSDRFQAEKRFADGAQFIDGRLVPGTSGRTQDVVDPATGETVFRYELASTNDVDDAVAAALAAYPGWSGATPGERSDALHRLATVLAAQADDFAQAESLQCGKPLKLSAGFDVPGTIDNAAFFAGAARHLQGTSAGEYSADHTSYVRREPIGVVGSIAPWNYPLQMAAWKILPAIAAGNTVVLKPAEITPLTSLMFAEAAQQAGIPDGVINIVCGAGRDAGEHLVGHPDVAMTSFTGSTAVGTRVAEIATATVTRLHLELGGKAPFVVFDDADLEAAVHGAVAGALINTGQDCTAATRAYVQRPLYEAFVAAVADLMETVRPGDPFADGTDLGPLVSHAQRDRVAGFVDRARAYARVVTGGEAPGGALAGGAYYRPTLIADAAQDSEAVQSEIFGPVLVAVPFDTDDEGIALANDTPYGLAASAWSRDVYRTGRATREIKAGCVWVNDHIPIISEMPHGGYGRSGYGKDMSMYSFEEYTQVKHVMYDNTAVARKDWHRTIFGDRT, encoded by the coding sequence ATGAGTGACCGCTTCCAGGCAGAGAAGCGCTTCGCGGACGGAGCGCAGTTCATCGACGGGCGTCTCGTGCCCGGCACCTCGGGGCGGACGCAGGACGTGGTGGATCCGGCCACGGGCGAGACGGTGTTCCGCTACGAACTCGCCTCGACGAACGACGTGGACGACGCGGTCGCCGCCGCCCTCGCCGCCTACCCCGGCTGGTCGGGGGCCACCCCGGGCGAGCGGTCCGACGCGCTGCACCGCCTCGCCACCGTACTCGCGGCGCAGGCGGACGACTTCGCGCAGGCCGAGTCCCTCCAGTGCGGCAAGCCGCTGAAACTGTCCGCCGGCTTCGACGTGCCGGGCACGATCGACAACGCCGCCTTCTTCGCGGGCGCCGCACGCCACCTGCAGGGCACCTCGGCCGGCGAGTACAGCGCCGATCACACCTCGTACGTACGCAGGGAGCCCATCGGCGTCGTCGGCTCCATCGCGCCCTGGAACTACCCGCTCCAGATGGCCGCGTGGAAGATCCTCCCCGCGATCGCCGCGGGCAACACCGTCGTGCTCAAGCCCGCCGAGATCACCCCCCTCACCTCGCTGATGTTCGCGGAGGCCGCCCAGCAGGCGGGGATCCCCGACGGTGTGATCAACATCGTCTGCGGTGCGGGCCGGGACGCGGGCGAGCACCTCGTCGGCCACCCCGACGTGGCCATGACGTCCTTCACCGGCTCCACCGCCGTCGGTACCCGCGTCGCCGAGATCGCGACCGCCACCGTCACCCGCCTCCACCTCGAACTCGGCGGCAAAGCGCCGTTCGTCGTCTTCGACGACGCCGACCTGGAGGCCGCCGTGCACGGCGCCGTCGCGGGCGCCCTCATCAACACGGGCCAGGACTGCACCGCCGCCACCCGCGCCTACGTCCAGCGCCCCCTGTACGAGGCCTTCGTCGCCGCGGTCGCCGACCTGATGGAGACCGTGCGCCCCGGGGACCCGTTCGCCGACGGCACCGACCTCGGTCCGCTCGTCTCGCACGCCCAGCGCGACCGGGTCGCCGGCTTCGTCGACCGCGCCCGCGCGTACGCCCGGGTCGTCACCGGGGGCGAGGCCCCCGGCGGCGCGCTCGCCGGCGGCGCGTACTACCGGCCCACGCTGATCGCCGACGCCGCGCAGGACAGCGAGGCCGTCCAGAGCGAGATCTTCGGCCCCGTCCTCGTCGCCGTGCCCTTCGACACCGACGACGAGGGCATCGCGCTGGCCAACGACACCCCCTACGGCCTCGCCGCCTCCGCCTGGAGCCGCGACGTCTACCGCACCGGCCGCGCCACCCGGGAGATCAAGGCCGGCTGCGTCTGGGTCAACGACCACATCCCGATCATCAGCGAGATGCCCCACGGCGGCTATGGGCGAAGCGGCTACGGCAAGGACATGTCGATGTACTCCTTCGAGGAGTACACCCAGGTCAAACACGTCATGTACGACAACACCGCGGTGGCACGCAAGGACTGGCACCGCACGATCTTCGGGGACCGGACGTGA
- a CDS encoding serine hydrolase domain-containing protein → MARALSAHARTALAVACALAAVTTSAAPAALAAPAPVAAAASCPAPGGGGPGAPDAAALRAALAALPDAGTTDALVRVGGGGGLWHGSAGVHDLRTNTPADPNARFRAGSVTKVFTAAVVLQLAAQGRVRLDAPVRGYLPSLIPARYGGVTVRELLNHTSGIPAADAPGSTVEEAYAHRFDRFTPQGMVAQATGEEPEFAPGTAQHYLNINYTVLGLLVEHVTGRPYASEVTRRILRPLHLDRTYFPGTGTGIRGPHNHGYQAFPAPGGTTELRDVTVWGQTEGYAAGDLISSTADLETFMDALFRGQVVPRPQLAEMFTLPGPSVLTYGSGAPAAYSAGLSEIDLGGRAVWGKSGSRYGYTTVIGATCDLSRTLVASVGATDAKGDDLNATEEELMVAAFGAPSA, encoded by the coding sequence ATGGCAAGAGCCCTGTCAGCGCACGCCCGCACCGCTCTCGCCGTGGCGTGCGCTCTCGCGGCCGTGACCACGTCGGCGGCCCCGGCGGCGCTCGCCGCCCCGGCCCCGGTCGCGGCTGCCGCGTCCTGCCCGGCCCCCGGCGGGGGTGGTCCCGGCGCGCCGGACGCCGCCGCGCTGCGGGCCGCGCTCGCCGCGCTGCCCGACGCCGGGACGACCGACGCGCTCGTGCGGGTCGGGGGCGGTGGCGGGCTCTGGCACGGCAGCGCGGGCGTGCACGATCTGCGGACGAACACGCCCGCCGACCCGAACGCGCGCTTTCGCGCCGGCTCGGTGACCAAGGTGTTCACGGCCGCCGTCGTGCTGCAACTCGCCGCCCAGGGGCGGGTGCGCCTGGACGCGCCCGTACGCGGCTACCTGCCGTCGCTGATCCCGGCCCGGTACGGCGGTGTGACGGTGCGCGAACTGCTGAACCACACGAGCGGCATTCCCGCGGCCGATGCGCCGGGAAGCACCGTCGAGGAGGCGTACGCCCATCGCTTCGACCGCTTCACACCGCAGGGCATGGTCGCGCAAGCGACCGGGGAGGAGCCGGAGTTCGCGCCCGGCACCGCCCAGCACTACCTGAACATCAACTACACCGTGCTCGGACTGCTGGTGGAACACGTCACCGGCCGCCCTTACGCGAGCGAGGTCACACGCCGGATCCTGCGGCCGTTGCACCTGGACCGGACCTACTTCCCCGGCACCGGGACCGGGATCCGCGGCCCGCACAACCACGGCTACCAGGCGTTCCCGGCTCCGGGCGGCACCACCGAGCTGCGCGACGTGACGGTGTGGGGCCAGACGGAGGGATACGCGGCAGGAGATCTGATCTCCTCCACCGCCGATCTGGAGACCTTCATGGACGCGCTGTTCCGCGGGCAGGTGGTTCCCCGTCCGCAGCTCGCGGAGATGTTCACCCTCCCCGGCCCGTCCGTGCTCACGTACGGATCCGGCGCACCAGCAGCGTACAGCGCGGGCCTGTCGGAGATCGACCTCGGCGGCCGCGCGGTCTGGGGCAAGTCCGGCAGCCGGTACGGCTACACGACGGTGATCGGTGCGACATGCGACCTGTCACGCACCCTCGTGGCGAGTGTCGGTGCCACCGACGCGAAGGGTGACGATCTCAACGCCACGGAGGAGGAGCTGATGGTCGCGGCCTTCGGTGCGCCGTCGGCGTAG